The stretch of DNA ATCTAACAGTCAAAGATCTATCAGAGGAGTACGGAGTTTCAACCAGGACAATTTATAGAAAACTCACCAAATCTTATAAAGAAGAACTTCCCAACCTTCTTGTTCGCCCTGTAGTGGTTTTAATGGATGCCACCTATTGGGGACGTAATTTTGGTGTCGTTATCATGAAGGATTCATTGTCTGGTGATGTACTTTGGTTTAAGTTTATCAATAGGCATGAACGTCTTGAAGACTATAAGGAGGGCATAAGCTACTTGGAGTCACTTGGGTATACCATTCAAGGGCTTGTATGCGATGGTTTTAAGGGACTTAGGCAAGCTTTTCCCAATTATAAATTCCAATTATGCCAGTTCCATCAAGTAATGACTATAAAGACAAAACTAACTTCAAGACCCAAGCTTGAGGCTTCAAAAGAACTGCTTGAATTATCCAAGATGTTATGTCATACGGACAAGGAGTCCTTTATTGGGGCTTTAAAGGAATGGTACACCAAGTGGGAGGATTTTCTTAAGGAACGGACAACAACAGAAGATGGAAAATCACATTATACTCATAAAGCTCTACGTAGTGCTTT from Prevotella scopos JCM 17725 encodes:
- a CDS encoding IS256 family transposase, variant Zn-binding type translates to MKRGHLNGSQRWYCKCCKRSFVGHNRLTNTIVNNRYSKGNLTVKDLSEEYGVSTRTIYRKLTKSYKEELPNLLVRPVVVLMDATYWGRNFGVVIMKDSLSGDVLWFKFINRHERLEDYKEGISYLESLGYTIQGLVCDGFKGLRQAFPNYKFQLCQFHQVMTIKTKLTSRPKLEASKELLELSKMLCHTDKESFIGALKEWYTKWEDFLKERTTTEDGKSHYTHKALRSAFLSLKRNMSSLWTYYDYPELKMPNTNNAIESLNADLKTKLNLHKGISMERRKIFIQDFIKSHSPKK